The window ATGCAATTAATGGATTTGCAATTAATGGATTTCGGCAAATGCAAACTTTTACATATGACATATACAGGCCACAGAGTGAAGGACCACAGAGCAGCTGGCATGTACACcagtataatgacaataaagtttgTAAAACGTTTTAAAGGTGATGTGAAGGATCCAGGTGATCAAGAGTCAGCAGGTTGTCACCTTGTGGATTTCAGACACTAAACCATCACAGAGAGATTTTCAGCCTGTGGGAAACAGTCTGAACCTGTGAGCCTGAGGGACCTACATTTTAGCAAAGAGCAGACTTTTGCATATGATACGGATTTTAGAGATGTTCAGGCCGTACATTAAAGGGTTGAAGATTGGCTGGCATGTGAGCCAGTATAACGATAAAACTATTCGTAACATATTGGGCAAACTGCTCATGTTGAACCTGCTCTGTATTAATTCAAAGCTAGCCCCGAGAGTAAAGTTGAGCAGAGAAGCGAGGTGAGGTGTGCAGGTActgacagctttctgtctggtctgtttggagcctgagaaacacactttaagAATCTTCATGTAAGTGAACATAATAAAGATTAAAGCACCAAAGATTGTGCCAAAAGATGCAAGCAGCCCATATATGTTAACTACATGGGCATTTGAGCATGCAAGCTTCACAACAGAGTGGCTGTCACAGTACACTTTGTATATGTTGTTCCCACACAGCTGAGAATGGGAATTCAAGTATATTACAACAATACATGCGAGCAAAGGATATAACCATGCCACAGCAGTAAGGATGGCGATCTTCTTAGACGTCATACGTGTGTTATATTGTAAAGGATAACAGATAGCCAGGTATCTGTCGTAAGACATGATGGATAAGTTTAGATATTCTACAGCTCCATATGTGTGAACAGAATAAATCTGCAGGAAACAAAACGaagcagaaacagtgtgaaCGTCAGAGAGAATCTGAACCAGGAGCAATGGAAACAGCCCTGTGCTACCATACACTTCATTtacaaacaggctgcacagaaacaggtacATAGGCTCATGTAAGCTTCTGTTCATACAGATGACCACAATCAGAAAAACGTTTAtgctgacagtaaaaatgtataa of the Toxotes jaculatrix isolate fToxJac2 chromosome 9, fToxJac2.pri, whole genome shotgun sequence genome contains:
- the LOC121186993 gene encoding olfactory receptor 6N1-like translates to MMMMTNSSQVSYFTLAAYFETGNFKYLFFMIVLFLYIFTVSINVFLIVVICMNRSLHEPMYLFLCSLFVNEVYGSTGLFPLLLVQILSDVHTVSASFCFLQIYSVHTYGAVEYLNLSIMSYDRYLAICYPLQYNTRMTSKKIAILTAVAWLYPLLACIVVIYLNSHSQLCGNNIYKVYCDSHSVVKLACSNAHVVNIYGLLASFGTIFGALIFIMFTYMKILKVCFSGSKQTRQKAVSTCTPHLASLLNFTLGASFELIQSRFNMSSLPNMLRIVLSLYWLTCQPIFNPLMYGLNISKIRIICKSLLFAKM